One Alcaligenes ammonioxydans DNA segment encodes these proteins:
- a CDS encoding RnfH family protein gives MTELSVSVVVATQAQVWKAALRLPAGSCVRDALLQAGIAQGLRECGLPPLDEASGLEGLKVGVYGQRCQLDQVLRDQDRVEIYRELVFDPMDSRRRRYAHKLAARAAARPRRKPVRA, from the coding sequence GTGACTGAATTATCCGTTAGCGTTGTGGTGGCAACCCAGGCCCAGGTCTGGAAAGCCGCCTTGCGCCTGCCGGCTGGCAGTTGTGTGCGTGACGCTTTGCTACAGGCCGGTATTGCGCAAGGATTGCGTGAATGTGGCTTGCCGCCCCTGGATGAGGCGTCGGGCCTGGAGGGCTTGAAGGTCGGCGTCTATGGCCAGCGCTGTCAGCTCGATCAGGTGTTGCGTGATCAGGATCGCGTTGAGATCTACCGTGAACTGGTCTTTGACCCCATGGACTCCCGCCGCCGTCGCTATGCGCACAAGCTGGCGGCTCGCGCTGCTGCCCGACCCCGCCGCAAGCCCGTCCGCGCCTAG
- a CDS encoding type II toxin-antitoxin system RatA family toxin: MHTVKRSVLLPYSCEQMFDLVAEVEKYPEFMPWCGGASVSQRDEKGMEASVTISIAGIRQTFTTRNEHDYPNRIVLRLVKGPFSALTGDWQFTPLGEDGCKIVFTMEYEFSSRALEMVVGPIFNRVANSFIDSFTRRAQEVYGD; the protein is encoded by the coding sequence ATGCATACAGTAAAACGCTCCGTCCTTCTTCCTTATAGCTGCGAACAGATGTTTGACCTGGTTGCAGAGGTGGAAAAATACCCTGAGTTCATGCCTTGGTGTGGTGGCGCCAGTGTCAGCCAGCGCGACGAAAAGGGGATGGAAGCCTCAGTCACCATCAGCATCGCGGGTATTCGCCAGACCTTCACCACCCGTAACGAACACGACTATCCTAACCGCATTGTGCTGCGCCTGGTCAAAGGGCCGTTTTCTGCCCTGACGGGGGACTGGCAGTTTACGCCCTTGGGGGAAGACGGGTGCAAGATCGTGTTCACCATGGAGTACGAATTTTCAAGTCGCGCCCTGGAGATGGTGGTCGGTCCCATTTTCAACCGTGTTGCCAACAGTTTCATCGACTCCTTCACCCGTCGCGCACAAGAGGTGTACGGTGACTGA
- the smpB gene encoding SsrA-binding protein SmpB: protein MSIVDNRKATHEYFIEERFEAGLVLEGWEVKAIRAGHVQLKESYVIVREGELFILGMHVSALPTASTHIRPDATRTRKLLLKAEEISKLIGKVEQRGYALVPLNLHYKKGRIKLDFGLGRGKKLHDKRDVSRDKDWKREQERLMKHDTRRKTNE from the coding sequence ATGAGTATTGTTGATAATCGCAAGGCTACCCACGAATACTTTATCGAAGAGCGCTTTGAGGCCGGTCTGGTCCTGGAAGGCTGGGAGGTCAAGGCGATCCGGGCTGGGCATGTCCAGCTCAAAGAAAGCTATGTCATCGTGCGCGAGGGCGAGTTGTTTATTTTGGGCATGCACGTCAGTGCCTTGCCCACCGCCTCAACCCATATCCGGCCCGACGCGACTCGTACCCGTAAACTGCTACTCAAAGCCGAGGAGATCAGTAAACTGATCGGCAAGGTTGAGCAGCGCGGTTACGCCCTGGTTCCCCTGAACCTCCACTACAAGAAAGGTCGTATCAAGCTGGACTTCGGTCTGGGGCGCGGTAAAAAACTGCACGATAAACGTGATGTCTCCCGCGACAAAGACTGGAAGCGCGAACAAGAACGCTTGATGAAACACGACACCCGCCGTAAGACAAATGAATAA
- a CDS encoding NAD(P)/FAD-dependent oxidoreductase: MSTTQPYQVVIVGGGAGGLELAAKLGRQFGRQHIFLVDKDSDHIWKPSLHEVAAGTLDIHREGLSYFMLARDCGFTFIQGEMTGIDRARRTITLAPVLGPDHDEVFPERRLSYGTLVMAVGSKSNFFNTPGTHEHALALDSTHQAERFRLKLLNELISVTRRAQREPGAPLYINIVGGGATGVELAAELLEARADLSIYSIPGSSSDREVCITLLEGADRILSALPPKLSATAQSLLAQRGVAVRTSVRVSRVAADYIEDAQGGQYPNDLCVWAAGIEAPAFLAQFGLPVNRINQLVLDACLATPDPYIWALGDCAQVPWDKEGQFLPARAQVAHQQASYLRKRLAARIQGRPVDEAPFVYKDYGSLVSVGHSRGVGSLMGVLSGKSWFVEGLLARIMYMSLHLMHYMAILGFARTATLALGRLLSKRAAPRVKLH, encoded by the coding sequence ATGTCTACTACGCAGCCGTATCAAGTGGTAATCGTTGGGGGTGGGGCAGGTGGGCTGGAGCTGGCCGCCAAGCTGGGGCGTCAGTTCGGGCGCCAGCATATCTTTTTGGTCGATAAAGACAGCGACCATATCTGGAAGCCGTCCTTGCATGAGGTTGCTGCGGGCACCTTGGATATTCATCGCGAGGGCCTGTCGTATTTCATGCTGGCGCGCGATTGTGGCTTTACCTTTATTCAAGGTGAGATGACCGGCATAGACCGTGCCCGACGCACGATCACGCTGGCCCCGGTTCTGGGGCCCGATCATGACGAGGTCTTTCCCGAGCGTAGGCTGAGCTACGGCACCTTGGTGATGGCTGTGGGTAGCAAATCGAATTTTTTCAATACGCCGGGCACCCATGAGCATGCGCTGGCGCTGGACTCGACACATCAGGCCGAGCGTTTTCGTTTGAAGTTGCTCAATGAACTGATCAGTGTGACCCGTCGCGCGCAGCGAGAACCGGGGGCGCCACTCTATATCAATATTGTGGGGGGCGGGGCAACCGGGGTGGAACTGGCCGCTGAGCTGCTCGAGGCTCGTGCGGATTTGAGTATTTACAGTATTCCAGGCAGCAGTTCTGACCGCGAGGTGTGCATTACCCTGTTGGAAGGTGCCGATCGTATTCTTTCAGCCTTGCCGCCCAAACTGTCTGCCACCGCGCAAAGTTTGCTGGCGCAGCGTGGCGTGGCCGTGCGTACCTCGGTCAGGGTCAGCCGAGTGGCCGCTGATTACATTGAGGACGCGCAAGGGGGGCAATATCCCAATGATCTCTGCGTCTGGGCGGCTGGAATTGAAGCCCCCGCCTTTTTGGCGCAGTTCGGTCTGCCCGTTAACCGAATCAATCAACTGGTGCTCGATGCCTGCCTGGCCACGCCGGACCCTTACATCTGGGCCTTGGGAGACTGCGCACAGGTGCCATGGGACAAAGAGGGTCAGTTTTTGCCTGCCCGTGCCCAGGTCGCTCACCAGCAGGCCAGCTATTTGCGCAAACGGCTGGCGGCACGCATTCAGGGCAGGCCGGTTGATGAAGCGCCCTTTGTTTACAAGGATTATGGTTCGCTGGTATCGGTGGGCCACAGTCGCGGTGTCGGCAGCCTGATGGGGGTGCTGTCCGGCAAAAGCTGGTTTGTGGAAGGGCTGCTGGCGCGCATCATGTACATGAGCCTGCACCTGATGCATTACATGGCGATTTTGGGGTTTGCACGTACCGCAACCCTGGCTTTGGGCCGCTTGCTCAGCAAACGGGCCGCCCCTCGTGTTAAATTACATTGA
- a CDS encoding TetR/AcrR family transcriptional regulator, which produces MHDDVPRKSQRATRKGRERRDKILEVASEVFRENGFEATSMSQIAALAGGSKGTLYNYFPSKEDLLLAVLLTGAQRFTEQVLTKLDYEGDIREELRRFLLPMLSNLYSKQTAQLLRIVVSVGGHSDIGKRFMDMLDDQIWDGVKRFFARHIERGTLRKLDPTLMVEHFRCLSESEIVLLLMGAMEPWSEERIQNETEHILDMFLHVYQLDPAS; this is translated from the coding sequence ATGCATGACGATGTTCCCCGAAAATCCCAACGTGCGACTCGAAAGGGGCGCGAACGCCGCGACAAAATCCTGGAAGTCGCTTCCGAGGTTTTTCGTGAGAATGGTTTTGAGGCTACGTCCATGTCCCAAATCGCCGCATTGGCAGGCGGTTCCAAGGGCACGCTCTACAATTACTTCCCCTCCAAAGAAGACCTCTTGCTGGCTGTCCTGCTGACGGGAGCCCAGAGATTTACCGAGCAGGTCCTGACCAAGCTGGACTATGAAGGTGATATTCGCGAGGAGTTGCGGCGTTTCCTGCTTCCCATGTTGAGCAACCTGTACTCGAAGCAAACGGCTCAACTGCTACGTATTGTGGTTTCGGTAGGTGGCCATAGCGATATTGGCAAGCGCTTCATGGACATGCTGGACGACCAGATCTGGGATGGTGTGAAGCGTTTTTTTGCCCGCCACATCGAGCGCGGCACCCTGCGCAAGCTGGACCCGACCTTAATGGTGGAACACTTTCGCTGCCTGAGTGAAAGCGAGATTGTGCTGCTGCTCATGGGAGCCATGGAGCCCTGGAGCGAAGAACGCATTCAAAACGAAACCGAACACATTCTGGATATGTTCCTACACGTTTATCAGCTTGACCCAGCCAGTTAA
- the ppsA gene encoding phosphoenolpyruvate synthase produces MSYVIGFDKLRMTDVDTVGGKNASLGEMISQLADAGVRVPGGFATTAEAFRVFLKNNDLDKRIQQRLDALDADDVRELAAAGAEIRQWIIDTPFPAEFEKAVREAFAELDADGKGSFAVRSSATAEDLPDASFAGQQETYLNVVGIDEVLSKIHHVFASLYNDRAISYRVHKGYAHAEVALSAGIQRMVRSDKGSAGVMFTLDTESGFKDVVFLTSSYGLGETVVQGSVNPDEFYVYKPTLASGHYPIISRRIGSKLIKMEFDESRTTDHAVRTVDVPVSERNRYSLSDEEVIELARYATIIEKHYQRPMDIEWGRDGIDGKIYILQARPETVKSQQGSNDVQERYRLKATGEVLVTGRAIGQKIGSGKVRIVADASEMDLVKPGDVLVTDMTDPNWEPIMKLASAIVTNRGGRTCHAAIIARELGIPAVVGCNNATDVLKEGQEVTVSCAEGDEGRIYDGLLETEIEEVSWGQMPEIGLKIMMNVGNPQLAFDFSQIPNDGVGLARLEFIINNNIAIHPKAVLDYPNVDSDLKKAVESAARGYASPRAFFVEKLAEGIATLAASFYPKPVIVRLSDFKSNEYRKLVGGSRYEPEEENPMLGFRGVARYLSEDFAECFKMECEALKKVRDEMGLTNVEIMVPFVRTLGQAERVVDLLASHGLARGENGLRLIMMCEVPSNAILADKFLQYFDGFSIGSNDMTQLTLGLDRDSGMELLAADFDERDEAVKFMLSRAIKACLAQNKYVGICGQGPSDHPDLAKWLSEEGIISLSLNPDTVVDTWQRLAKA; encoded by the coding sequence ATGTCTTACGTAATTGGTTTCGACAAGCTCCGCATGACGGACGTCGACACAGTAGGCGGTAAAAACGCCTCGCTGGGTGAAATGATCAGCCAACTGGCCGATGCCGGTGTGCGCGTGCCAGGTGGTTTTGCCACCACAGCCGAAGCATTCCGCGTTTTCCTGAAAAACAACGATCTGGACAAGCGCATTCAGCAGCGTCTGGACGCTTTGGATGCCGACGACGTTCGTGAACTGGCTGCGGCCGGTGCCGAAATCCGTCAGTGGATCATCGACACGCCGTTCCCGGCCGAGTTTGAAAAAGCCGTACGTGAGGCGTTTGCCGAGCTGGACGCTGACGGCAAGGGTTCCTTTGCCGTGCGTTCGTCCGCCACCGCCGAAGACTTGCCTGATGCTTCCTTTGCCGGTCAGCAGGAAACCTACCTGAACGTGGTGGGCATCGACGAGGTGTTGAGCAAGATTCATCACGTGTTTGCTTCCCTGTACAACGACCGCGCTATTTCCTACCGTGTCCACAAGGGCTACGCTCACGCTGAAGTAGCGCTGTCCGCGGGTATTCAGCGTATGGTGCGCTCGGACAAGGGCAGCGCCGGTGTGATGTTCACCCTGGACACCGAATCGGGCTTCAAGGACGTCGTTTTCCTGACCTCCTCCTATGGTCTGGGCGAAACCGTGGTTCAAGGTTCGGTCAATCCGGACGAGTTCTACGTGTACAAGCCAACCCTGGCTTCCGGTCACTACCCCATCATCAGCCGCCGTATCGGCTCCAAGCTGATCAAGATGGAATTTGACGAAAGTCGTACCACCGATCACGCTGTGCGTACCGTGGACGTACCTGTGTCCGAGCGCAATCGTTACTCCCTGAGCGACGAAGAAGTGATCGAACTGGCCCGTTACGCCACCATCATTGAAAAACACTACCAGCGTCCTATGGACATTGAGTGGGGCCGTGATGGCATCGATGGCAAGATCTACATCCTGCAAGCCCGTCCCGAGACTGTGAAGTCCCAGCAAGGCAGCAACGATGTGCAAGAGCGTTACCGCCTGAAAGCCACGGGCGAGGTGCTGGTCACTGGCCGCGCCATTGGCCAGAAGATCGGCTCGGGTAAAGTCCGCATCGTGGCTGACGCCTCCGAGATGGATCTGGTCAAACCCGGCGACGTGCTGGTGACTGACATGACGGACCCCAACTGGGAACCCATCATGAAGCTGGCGTCGGCTATTGTCACCAACCGTGGCGGCCGTACCTGCCACGCTGCGATTATTGCTCGCGAACTGGGCATCCCCGCCGTGGTCGGTTGCAACAACGCCACCGACGTGCTGAAAGAAGGTCAGGAAGTGACGGTGTCGTGTGCGGAAGGCGACGAAGGCCGTATTTACGACGGTCTGCTGGAAACCGAGATCGAAGAAGTCAGCTGGGGCCAGATGCCCGAGATCGGTCTGAAAATCATGATGAACGTGGGTAACCCACAACTGGCTTTCGACTTCTCGCAAATCCCCAACGATGGTGTGGGTCTGGCTCGTCTGGAATTCATCATCAACAACAACATCGCCATTCACCCCAAGGCGGTTCTGGACTATCCCAATGTGGATAGCGACCTGAAAAAGGCGGTGGAATCGGCTGCTCGTGGCTACGCCAGCCCACGTGCTTTCTTCGTGGAGAAACTGGCTGAAGGTATCGCGACCCTGGCCGCTTCCTTCTACCCCAAGCCCGTCATTGTGCGTTTGTCGGACTTCAAGTCCAACGAATACCGCAAGCTGGTGGGTGGTTCGCGCTACGAGCCCGAGGAAGAGAATCCCATGCTGGGCTTCCGCGGTGTGGCTCGCTACCTGTCCGAAGACTTCGCAGAATGCTTCAAGATGGAATGCGAAGCCCTGAAGAAAGTGCGTGACGAAATGGGTCTGACCAACGTCGAGATCATGGTGCCATTTGTGCGTACCCTGGGTCAGGCAGAGCGTGTGGTTGATCTGCTGGCTTCCCACGGTCTGGCTCGTGGCGAAAACGGCCTGCGCCTGATCATGATGTGCGAAGTACCTTCCAACGCCATTTTGGCCGACAAGTTCCTGCAATACTTTGACGGATTCTCCATCGGTTCCAACGATATGACTCAGTTGACTTTGGGTCTGGATCGCGACTCCGGTATGGAACTGCTGGCTGCCGACTTCGACGAGCGCGACGAGGCGGTGAAGTTCATGCTGAGCCGTGCCATCAAGGCATGTCTGGCCCAGAACAAATACGTTGGTATTTGCGGCCAAGGCCCCAGCGACCATCCTGATCTGGCCAAGTGGCTGAGCGAAGAGGGCATTATTTCGCTGTCGCTGAACCCTGACACGGTTGTGGACACCTGGCAGCGTCTGGCCAAGGCTTAA
- the ppsR gene encoding posphoenolpyruvate synthetase regulatory kinase/phosphorylase PpsR, giving the protein MSSSPIERTVFVVSDSTGITAETFSNSVLSQFAQFEFQAVRIPFIDTIEKAQSVADRINQCAQDQGQQPLVFSTLVDPKMAHIIGAANCTFLDLFGAFVRHIERALGVKSSRSVGRSHSGGMSKRYNSRIEAINFSLAHDDGQYVNGLEQADVILVGVSRCGKTPTSLYLAMQYAVKAANYPLIPEDFQRGTLPATLAPYRKKIFGLSIHPDRLSEVRNERRPDSKYASIEQCRMEVAEAERLMRMEGIPWLSTTTKSIEEISTKILDDVGLDRRSY; this is encoded by the coding sequence ATGTCTTCTTCTCCTATTGAGCGTACCGTCTTTGTCGTTTCCGACAGCACGGGCATTACCGCCGAAACTTTCAGCAACTCCGTCCTGTCGCAATTCGCTCAATTCGAATTTCAGGCCGTCCGGATTCCCTTCATCGACACCATCGAGAAAGCCCAGTCTGTCGCAGACCGCATCAATCAGTGTGCCCAGGACCAGGGTCAGCAGCCCCTGGTGTTCAGCACCTTGGTCGACCCCAAGATGGCCCACATCATTGGCGCGGCCAACTGCACTTTCCTGGATTTGTTTGGTGCCTTTGTACGACACATTGAGCGTGCTCTGGGCGTGAAATCCAGCCGTTCCGTAGGCCGTTCGCACTCGGGCGGCATGTCCAAGCGCTATAACAGCCGCATTGAAGCCATCAACTTCAGCCTGGCCCACGACGATGGCCAGTATGTGAATGGCCTGGAACAAGCCGATGTGATTCTGGTGGGCGTGTCACGCTGCGGCAAAACCCCGACCAGCTTGTACTTGGCCATGCAGTACGCTGTCAAGGCCGCCAATTACCCGCTGATTCCGGAAGACTTTCAGCGCGGCACCCTGCCAGCCACCCTGGCCCCCTACCGAAAAAAGATCTTTGGTTTATCCATTCATCCGGACCGCCTGTCCGAAGTGCGCAATGAACGTCGTCCCGACAGCAAGTACGCCTCGATTGAGCAGTGCCGCATGGAAGTCGCCGAGGCAGAACGCCTGATGCGCATGGAAGGCATCCCCTGGTTGTCGACCACGACCAAATCGATTGAGGAAATCTCCACCAAGATTCTGGATGATGTCGGTTTGGACCGCCGTTCTTACTGA
- a CDS encoding TrmH family RNA methyltransferase, translated as MRLIESKDNALFKRVQRLAHDKRELDGGDQLIWLEGIHLCQMWLERRGLPELAVFEMDRHSDELLELARFLPGHLSVTFNATLMNAVSQVGQGQGVGFIVRVPRGQAWTAPAGSAVLLDQVQDPGNVGTVLRTAVAVGMEAVYLTPGCASVWSQKVLRSAQGAHFSIQIHEQVEGLELLEKAGLPVLVTSLGPDTQDLYESALPAHAIWVFGNEGQGVSPALLAKASQRLFIPQAPGVESLNVAIATALCLYEQRRQHRK; from the coding sequence ATGAGGCTGATTGAATCCAAAGATAATGCGCTTTTCAAACGAGTGCAGCGCCTGGCTCACGACAAACGCGAGCTGGATGGGGGCGATCAGCTGATTTGGTTGGAAGGCATCCATCTCTGCCAGATGTGGCTGGAGCGCCGTGGCTTGCCGGAACTGGCGGTGTTTGAAATGGATCGCCATTCGGACGAGCTGTTGGAACTGGCTCGTTTTTTACCGGGTCATCTCAGTGTGACGTTCAATGCCACGCTGATGAATGCGGTGTCCCAGGTAGGCCAGGGGCAAGGCGTCGGCTTTATTGTGCGTGTGCCGCGCGGGCAGGCGTGGACAGCGCCTGCTGGAAGTGCAGTCTTGCTCGATCAGGTGCAGGACCCCGGCAATGTGGGCACCGTACTGCGAACCGCCGTGGCGGTGGGCATGGAGGCGGTCTACTTGACGCCGGGCTGCGCCAGTGTCTGGTCCCAGAAGGTGCTGCGTAGCGCACAAGGCGCGCATTTTTCTATTCAGATTCATGAGCAGGTCGAGGGCCTGGAACTGCTTGAGAAAGCCGGCTTGCCGGTTTTGGTGACCTCTCTGGGGCCTGACACTCAAGACCTGTATGAATCTGCCTTGCCTGCACACGCAATATGGGTGTTTGGCAACGAGGGGCAGGGCGTCAGTCCTGCTTTGCTGGCTAAAGCCAGCCAGCGTTTGTTCATCCCCCAGGCGCCCGGGGTGGAGTCCCTGAATGTGGCCATTGCCACGGCGCTGTGTTTGTACGAACAGCGTCGCCAGCATAGAAAGTAA
- the rnhB gene encoding ribonuclease HII, with protein sequence MKQLDLLVSNASAGLVAGLDEAGRGPLAGPVFAAAVILDPSNPIEGLNDSKKLTAKRREALAVLIKERALAWEIASASVAEIDDINILHAAMLAMQRACNGLSVKPEQALVDGNRIPTGLCCPAEAIIKGDASHAAIAAASILAKTARDAVCLELHRDYPEYGFDQHKGYGTAFHLQRLSQHGPCPEHRRSFAPVRASLVR encoded by the coding sequence ATGAAGCAGCTGGATTTATTAGTCAGTAATGCCTCGGCGGGTTTGGTGGCGGGGCTGGATGAGGCAGGGCGTGGCCCTCTGGCAGGTCCCGTCTTTGCCGCTGCCGTGATTCTGGACCCGAGCAATCCCATTGAAGGCCTGAATGATTCCAAAAAGCTGACCGCCAAACGGCGTGAAGCCTTGGCGGTGTTGATCAAGGAAAGGGCGTTGGCCTGGGAAATTGCCAGCGCTAGTGTGGCGGAAATTGACGACATCAATATCTTGCACGCGGCCATGTTGGCGATGCAGCGAGCCTGCAATGGCCTGAGTGTCAAACCCGAACAGGCCTTGGTGGACGGCAATCGCATTCCCACTGGCCTGTGTTGCCCGGCAGAAGCCATCATCAAAGGTGACGCCAGCCATGCTGCCATTGCGGCTGCATCAATTTTGGCGAAAACAGCGCGGGATGCAGTCTGTCTGGAATTGCACCGAGACTATCCCGAATACGGTTTTGACCAGCACAAAGGCTATGGGACGGCCTTTCATCTGCAACGTTTGTCCCAGCACGGGCCGTGTCCCGAGCATCGTCGAAGTTTCGCGCCGGTACGCGCATCTCTAGTTAGGTAA
- the lpxB gene encoding lipid-A-disaccharide synthase: protein MVAGEPSGDLLAARIIQGLRQGHPDLRVEGIGGPEMAAQQFHQFYPMDALTVFGYVEALKRIPGLVSTYLGMRNQWLRQRPDVFVGIDAPDFNLRLEHRLRQAGVPTVHFVGPSIWAWRYERIHKIREAVSHMLVLFPFETEIYEKEGIPVTYVGHPLAANIPLQPDKADARRRLGLPETGRILGVLPGSRSSEVKMLSPRFLQAVQILQDQEPDLMILVPMVNPKRRQEFEEALAQHPVRNLHIIDANTAGIRQPDSEGVVRPPAWTVMEASDAVLVASGTASLETALYKRPMVISYVLSPMMERIIRWKSGQDRPYVPWVGLPNVLARDFVVPELLQEDAEPRKLAQECWKALSDQSYVAHIEQVFTEMHLTLRRDTPALAAEVIVNMARA, encoded by the coding sequence ATGGTGGCGGGTGAGCCCTCTGGCGATTTGCTGGCGGCTCGTATCATTCAAGGCTTGCGCCAAGGCCATCCCGACTTGCGGGTAGAGGGCATAGGCGGACCCGAAATGGCGGCGCAGCAATTTCATCAGTTTTATCCCATGGATGCCTTGACGGTATTCGGTTATGTCGAGGCGCTGAAACGCATTCCCGGGCTGGTTTCTACCTACCTGGGCATGCGCAATCAGTGGTTGCGGCAACGCCCTGATGTGTTTGTAGGCATCGATGCCCCCGACTTCAACTTGCGTCTGGAACATCGTCTGCGTCAGGCCGGGGTTCCAACGGTGCATTTTGTGGGGCCCTCCATCTGGGCCTGGCGCTATGAGCGCATCCATAAAATCCGCGAAGCCGTGTCTCACATGTTGGTGCTGTTTCCTTTCGAGACCGAGATCTACGAGAAGGAAGGCATTCCCGTGACCTATGTGGGTCACCCCCTGGCGGCGAATATTCCCTTGCAGCCGGACAAGGCCGACGCGCGTCGGCGGCTGGGCTTGCCCGAGACAGGGCGTATATTGGGCGTCTTGCCTGGCAGCCGGTCTTCCGAGGTCAAGATGCTGTCACCCCGTTTTTTGCAGGCGGTGCAGATCTTGCAGGACCAGGAGCCGGATTTGATGATTCTGGTGCCCATGGTCAATCCTAAGCGCCGTCAGGAATTTGAGGAAGCACTGGCCCAACACCCCGTCCGTAACTTGCACATTATTGATGCCAATACAGCCGGTATTCGTCAGCCTGATTCGGAAGGCGTGGTTCGTCCACCCGCCTGGACGGTGATGGAAGCCAGTGACGCTGTGCTGGTGGCCAGTGGTACTGCCAGTCTGGAAACCGCCTTGTACAAGCGGCCTATGGTTATTTCATATGTGCTCAGCCCCATGATGGAGCGCATCATACGGTGGAAGTCTGGTCAGGACCGGCCTTATGTGCCTTGGGTGGGTTTGCCTAATGTGCTGGCTCGGGATTTTGTCGTACCTGAACTGCTGCAAGAAGACGCCGAGCCCAGGAAGCTGGCGCAAGAGTGCTGGAAAGCCTTGAGCGATCAGAGCTATGTGGCACATATCGAGCAAGTCTTTACCGAAATGCATTTGACCTTGCGTCGGGATACGCCCGCGTTGGCGGCCGAGGTCATTGTGAATATGGCGCGTGCATGA
- the lpxA gene encoding acyl-ACP--UDP-N-acetylglucosamine O-acyltransferase — protein MRIHETAIIEAGAQLADDVEVGPYSIIGPNVTIGAGTKVGPHCVIDGVTTIGRNNHFYRFCSIGGMPQDKKYAGEPTRLEIGDGNMVREYVTINTGTVQDVGVTRVGNDNWIMAYTHIAHDCQIGSHTIIANSVQLGGHVHIGDWAILGGLTAVHQFGRIGAHSMIGGTSSVRQDIPPYVIGAGDPFRPVGVNSEGLGRRHFSADAISAVKESYKLLYRRKLTVEQAVEQMQALQQAQPDCRAAVQVMIDFLNDSSRGICRP, from the coding sequence ATGCGTATTCATGAAACGGCCATTATCGAAGCGGGCGCTCAGCTTGCCGATGATGTCGAGGTCGGGCCCTACAGCATCATTGGGCCCAATGTCACGATAGGGGCGGGCACCAAAGTAGGCCCGCACTGCGTGATAGATGGCGTGACCACGATCGGTCGCAACAACCATTTCTACCGTTTCTGCTCCATCGGGGGCATGCCGCAGGACAAGAAGTACGCCGGGGAACCCACTCGTCTGGAAATCGGCGATGGCAATATGGTTCGTGAATACGTCACCATTAACACCGGCACGGTGCAGGATGTGGGAGTGACCCGTGTTGGCAACGACAACTGGATCATGGCCTACACCCATATTGCGCACGATTGCCAGATCGGCAGTCATACGATTATTGCCAATAGTGTTCAGTTGGGCGGCCATGTGCATATTGGCGACTGGGCCATTCTGGGCGGCTTGACCGCCGTGCATCAGTTCGGTCGCATCGGTGCGCACAGCATGATTGGTGGCACCAGCTCGGTCCGTCAGGACATTCCTCCTTACGTGATCGGTGCAGGTGATCCATTCCGTCCAGTCGGTGTCAATAGCGAAGGCCTGGGTCGTCGTCACTTTTCTGCCGACGCTATTTCGGCGGTCAAGGAAAGCTACAAGCTGCTGTACCGTCGTAAATTGACCGTCGAGCAGGCCGTTGAGCAGATGCAGGCCTTGCAGCAGGCGCAGCCCGACTGCCGGGCAGCGGTTCAGGTCATGATCGATTTTCTGAACGATTCCAGTCGGGGTATTTGCCGACCATGA
- the fabZ gene encoding 3-hydroxyacyl-ACP dehydratase FabZ: MELDIRQIMDRLPHRYPMLLVDRVLELVPGKSIVAIKNVSMNEPFFTGHFPHMPVMPGVLIIEAMAQAAALFSFTDPEDPYAKVDNKLAYYLVGVDGARFRKPVMPGDQLRLEVTADRISRALCKYTGRALVDGQVVAEAKIMCAIRQLEE; encoded by the coding sequence ATGGAACTCGACATTCGACAAATTATGGATCGCCTTCCTCATCGTTACCCGATGTTGCTGGTGGATCGCGTTTTGGAACTGGTGCCTGGCAAGAGCATCGTCGCCATCAAGAACGTGTCGATGAATGAACCCTTTTTTACTGGCCACTTTCCGCACATGCCGGTTATGCCTGGGGTCTTGATCATTGAAGCCATGGCCCAGGCCGCCGCCTTGTTCTCGTTTACTGATCCTGAAGATCCGTACGCGAAAGTGGACAACAAGCTGGCTTACTATCTGGTCGGCGTGGATGGTGCGCGTTTTCGCAAACCCGTGATGCCGGGCGATCAACTGCGCCTGGAAGTGACGGCTGACCGCATCAGCCGCGCGTTGTGCAAGTACACGGGTCGCGCATTGGTGGACGGCCAAGTGGTCGCCGAAGCCAAAATCATGTGTGCTATCCGACAATTGGAAGAATAG